From Camelina sativa cultivar DH55 chromosome 20, Cs, whole genome shotgun sequence, the proteins below share one genomic window:
- the LOC104772342 gene encoding glucan endo-1,3-beta-glucosidase 8-like — MSNRRKQRTTAIISLYITISTVYLNSRDVFALGVNWGTMATHQLPPKTVVQMLKDNNVKKVKLFDADTNTMVALAGSGIEVMVAIPNDQLKAMGSYNRAKDWVRRNITRFNDDVKIKYVAVGNEPFLTAYNGSFINLTYPALFHIQKALNEAGVGDFIKATVPLNADVYNSPPENPVPSAGSFRQDIYEEMKLIVNFLAHNKAPFTVNIYPFLSLYLSSDFPFDYAFFNGQNTVSDNGVIYTNVFDANFDTLLASLRALGHGDMTVIVGEVGWPTDGDKNANIPNAERFYSGLLPKLAGNKGTPMRPGYIEVYLFGFIDEDAKSIAPGNFERHWGIFKYDGQPKFPADLSGEGQKKMLNGAQSVQYLQNQWCMLNPNAHTFSNSTNQLGDNVNYACTFSDCTALGYGTSCGNLDEVGNASYAFNMYFQVHDQKAEACDFEGLAIITTHNISREQCNFPIQLLSSSSSSLSLHLQLFPIFIIKSLKPKPEAFLSLIISIRLAKEGIPKEQSFLTLCME, encoded by the exons ATGAGTAACCGACGGAAACAGAGAACCACCGCCATCATCTCCCTCTACATCACCATCTCCACCGTATATTTAAACTCCCGCGACGTATTCGCCTTGGGAGTAAACTGGGGTACGATGGCAACTCACCAGCTCCCTCCAAAGACGGTAGTACAGATGTTAAAAGACAACAACGTTAAAAAAGTTAAGCTTTTCGATGCCGACACAAACACCATGGTAGCTCTTGCTGGCTCCGGCATCGAAGTTATGGTTGCGATCCCTAACGATCAGCTCAAAGCCATGGGAAGCTATAACAGAGCTAAAGATTGGGTTCGAAGAAACATCACTCGTTTCAACGACGACGTTAAAATCAA ATACGTCGCCGTTGGCAATGAACCCTTTTTAACAGCTTACAATGGATCATTCATAAACCTAACGTATCCAGCACTCTTCCACATCCAAAAAGCATTAAACGAAGCCGGAGTTGGAGATTTCATCAAAGCCACTGTACCTTTAAACGCTGACGTCTACAACTCTCCACCGGAGAATCCAGTTCCTTCCGCAGGAAGTTTCCGTCAAGACATCTATGAAGAGATGAAACTCATAGTCAACTTTTTAGCTCATAACAAAGCTCCTTTCACTGTCAACATTTACCCTTTCCTAAGTCTTTACCTCAGCAGCGACTTCCCTTTCGACTACGCCTTCTTCAACGGTCAAAACACCGTTAGTGATAATGGCGTTATCTACACAAACGTCTTTGATGCTAATTTCGATACCCTCTTGGCTTCGCTTAGAGCTTTAGGTCATGGAGACATGACGGTTATAGTCGGAGAAGTTGGTTGGCCAACGGATGGTGACAAGAACGCTAATATCCCAAACGCGGAACGGTTCTACTCAGGTCTGCTTCCGAAGCTAGCAGGCAACAAAGGAACACCTATGCGTCCCGGTTACATCGAAGTTTATCTTTTCGGGTTCATCGATGAAGATGCAAAGAGTATAGCTCCTGGTAACTTTGAACGTCACTGGGGGATATTCAAATACGATGGTCAACCGAAGTTTCCGGCGGATTTGTCAGGGGAAGGTCAAAAGAAGATGTTGAATGGAGCTCAAAGTGTTCAGTATTTGCAAAACCAATGGTGTATGTTAAACCCTAATGCCCACACTTTTAGTAACAGTACTAACCAGCTTGGGGATAATGTAAACTACGCGTGTACTTTCTCTGACTGCACCGCTTTGGGGTATGGTACATCTTGTGGTAATCTTGATGAGGTCGGCAACGCTTCCTATGCGTTCAATATGTATTTTCAGGTACATGATCAGAAGGCAGAGGCGTGTGACTTTGAGGGACTTGCCATAATCACTACCCACAATATTTCTCGAGAACAATGTAATTTCCCTATTCAA ctcctctcatcttcttcttcttcattgtctcTTCATCTCCAACTTTTTCCAATCTTCATTATAAAAAgcctaaaaccaaaacctgaagcttttctctctctcatcatcTCTATAAG GTTAGCTAAAGAAGGTATACCGAAAGAACAATCTTTTCTTACTCTTTGTATGGAGTAA
- the LOC104772341 gene encoding ADP-glucose phosphorylase, with product MTSPSHTPNRGGESVETQSPELRKDPVTNRWVIFSPARAKRPTDFKSKSPNNPNPKPTSCPFCIGREQECAPEIFRVPDHDPNWKLRVIENLYPALSRNLETQSTLPETATTRTIPGFGFHDVVIESPVHSIELSDLDPVCIGDVLISYKKRIQQITQHDPINYIQVFKNHGASAGASMSHSHSQIMALPVVPPTVSSRLDGTKEYFNETGKCCLCEAKSKHFVIDESS from the exons atgacGTCACCGAGTCACACCCCAAATCGCGGCGGCGAATCGGTCGAGACTCAGTCTCCTGAGCTCAGGAAAGATCCGGTGACTAACCGCTGGGTAATATTCTCTCCCGCCAGAGCCAAGAGACCGACCGATTTCAAATCCAAATCTCCCAACAACCCTAACCCCAAACCTACCTCGTGCCCCTTTTGCATCGGCCGTGAGCAAGAGTGTGCTCCGGAGATATTTCGTGTGCCGGATCATGACCCGAATTGGAAACTCCGGGTCATCGAGAACCTGTACCCGGCTCTAAGCAGGAATCTCGAGACCCAATCGACGCTTCCCGAGACGGCTACGACTCGGACTATACCCGGATTTGGATTCCATGACGTGGTAATCGAATCTCCTGTTCACTCGATCGAGCTCTCCGATTTAGATCCGGTTTGTATCGGCGATGTCTTGATCTCGTATAAGAAGAGGATCCAACAGATCACTCAACATGATCCCATCAATTACATTCAG GTATTCAAGAACCATGGTGCGTCAGCTGGAGCATCAATGAGTCACTCCCACAGTCAGATTATGGCTTTACCAGTTGTTCCTCCAACAGTTTCTTCACGCCTTGATGGTACTAAGGAATATTTCAACGAGACTGGGAAATGTTGTCTCTGTGAAGCTAAATCAAAACACTTTGTGATTGATGAGTCGTCT
- the LOC104772343 gene encoding general negative regulator of transcription subunit 3-like: MGASRKLQGEIDRVLKKVQEGVDVFDSIWNKWNVYDTDNVNQKEKFEADLKKEIKKLQRYRDQIKTWIQSSEIKDKKVSASYEQSLVDARKLIEKEMERFKICEKETKTKAFSKEGLGQQPKTDPKEKAKSETRDWLNNVSVLVVNHVIWLVFLFQTHLETSITRHKDHIIKLELILRLLDNDELSPEQVNDVKDFLDDYVERNQDDFDEFSDVDELYSTLPLDEVEGLEDLVTAGPLVKGTPLSMKSSLAATASQVRSISLPTHHQSTSQDKTEDTSLPDSNAETVPRTPPPKNGAGLHSAPSTPAGGRPSLNVPPSNVPNASVPLSTSIPAQISTESMGSLSPVAAKEEDAATLLSRKPPSSVADATLRGIGRVSIPNQPQPSQPPSPIPANGSRISATSAAEVAKRNIMGVESNIQPLTSPLSKMVLPPTVKVNEGTVSDSNPGDVAASIGRAFSPSIVSGSQWRPGSPFQNQNETVRGRTEIAPDQREKFLQRLQQVQQGHGNLLGMPSLSGGNEKQFSSQQQNPLLQQSSAISPHGSLGNGVQAPGFNVMNSASLQQQSNVMTQQLGHQSSVADVDHPRNDDQPQQNLPDDATSITASKTIPNEDDSKVLFDTPSGMPSYMLDPVQVSSGPDFSPGQPIQPGQSSSSLGVIGRRSNSELGAIGDPSALGPMHDQMHNLHMLEAAFHKRPQPADSERPRPYTPRNPAITPSTFPQTQAPIINNPVLWERLGSDAYGTDTLFFAFYYQQNSYQQYLAAKELKKQSWRYHRKFNTWFQRHKEPKIATDEYEQGAYVYFDFQTPKDENQEGGWCQRIKNEFTFEYSYLEDELAV, encoded by the exons AAATCAAGAAGTTGCAGCGCTACAGAGACCAGATCAAGACTTGGATTCAGTCTAGTGAGATCAAAGATAAAAAA GTCAGTGCGTCATATGAGCAATCCCTGGTTGACGCTCGGAAGCTTATTGAGAAAGAgatggagaggtttaaaatttGTGAGAAAGAGACTAAGACAAAAGCCTTCTCTAAGGAAGGACTGGGTCAGCAACCTAAAACT GatccaaaagaaaaagcaaagtcAGAGACAAGGGATTGGTTGAACAATGTG TCTGTTCTCGTGGTGAATCATGTCATTTGGCTTGTTTTCCTCTTTCAGACTCATCTTGAGACATCTATTACAAGGCACAAGGATCACATAATAAAGTTGGAACTGATCTTGAGGCTTCTGGACAATGATGAATTAAGTCCAGAACAAGTAAATGACGTCAAAGATTTTCTGGACGATTATGTGGAACGAAATCAG GATGATTTTGACGAATTCAGTGATGTCGATGAGCTCTATAGCACATTGCCACTAGATGAGGTGGAGGGTCTTGAAGATCTAGTTACTGCTGGCCCCCTTGTAAAG GGTACTCCTTTGAGCATGAAGAGTTCTTTGGCAGCAACAGCATCTCAAGTTCGG AGCATAAGTTTGCCAACTCATCATCAGAGTACTTCTCAAGATAAAACAGAGGATACGTCTTTACCAGATAGCAACGCTGAGACGGTTCCGAGAACCCCTCCCCCAAAGAATGGCGCAGGCCTTCACTCAGCACCATCAACACCTGCTGGGGGACGTCCAAGTTTGAACGTGCCTCCTAGTAATGTTCCAAATGCATCAGTTCCCTTGTCAACTTCTATTCCTGCTCAAATTTCCACAGAAAGCATGGGAAGTTTGTCTCCTGTGGCTGCCAAGGAAGAAGACGCAGCAACCTTGCTTTCTCGTAAACCACCCTCATCTGTTGCTGATGCTACATTAAGGGGCATTGGGAGAGTTAGTATCCCCAACCAGCCCCAACCAAGCCAGCCTCCGTCTCCAATTCCAGCTAACGGGTCTCGCATTAGTGCAACTTCAGCTGCTGAGGTTGCAAAGAGAAATATAATGGGAGTTGAGAGCAACATCCAACCTCTAACTTCTCCACTGAGCAAAATGGTATTGCCACCAACTGTGAAGGTTAATGAGGGAACTGTCTCTGATAGTAACCCTGGTGATGTTGCGGCTAGTATTGGTAGAGCTTTTTCACCATCTATTGTATCTGGTTCGCAGTGGAGGCCTGGTAGTCCCTTTCAGAATCAGAATGAAACG GTCCGTGGGAGAACTGAAATAGCACCCGATCAAAGAGAGAAATTTTTACAGAGGTTACAGCAAGTACAGCAAGGCCATGGTAACCTCTTAGGCATGCCTTCTCTATCTGGAGGAAACGAGAAGCAGTTTTCTTCACAACAGCAAAATCCTCTCTTACAGCAG AGCTCTGCCATCTCTCCTCATGGAAGCTTGGGAAACGGAGTTCAGGCACCAGGTTTTAATGTCATGAACTCTGCCTCCTTACAGCAGCAGTCAAATGTAATGACTCAACAATTGGGTCACCAGTCTTCTGTTGCAG ATGTAGACCATCCAAGAAATGATGATCAACCGCAGCAAAACTTACCTGATGATGCAACTTCCATAACAGCATCAAAAACAATTCCAAATGAGGATGATTCTAAAGTCCTATTTGATACCCCG TCGGGAATGCCCAGCTACATGTTGGATCCAGTACAGGTATCTAGCGGTCCCGATTTCTCTCCTGGACAACCCATACAACCGGGTCAATCTTCAAGTAGCCTTGGGGTCATTGGTCGGAGGAGTAACTCTGAATTAGGAGCCATTGGTGACCCTTCAGCTTTAGGGCCAATGCATGATCAAATGCACAATCTCCATATGCTTGAAGCTGCTTTCCATAAACGTCCTCAACCCGCAGATTCAGAACGTCCTAGACCCTATACTCCG AGGAACCCAGCAATCACACCTTCAACATTTCCCCAAACACAAGCACCAATCATAAACAACCCTGTGCTCTGGGAACGTTTAGGCAGCGACGCTTATGGGACGGATACTTTGTTCTTTGCGTTTTACTATCAGCAG AACTCATATCAGCAATATCTAGCTGCAAAAGAGCTGAAGAAACAGTCGTGGAGATACCACAGAAAGTTCAACACTTGGTTTCAGAGACATAAAGAGCCAAAGATTGCAACCGATGAGTATGAACAAGGAGCTTATGTTTATTTCGATTTCCAAACCCCCAAAGATGAGAATCAAGAGGGAGGATG GTGTCAGAGGATCAAAAACGAGTTCACGTTTGAATACAGTTATCTTGAAGATGAACTCGCCGTATAG
- the LOC104770150 gene encoding ADP-glucose phosphorylase — protein sequence MTSPSHTPNRGGESVETQSPELRKDPVTNRWVIFSPARAKRPTDFKSKSPNNPNPKPTSCPFCIGREQECAPEIFRVPDHDPNWKLRVIENLYPALSRNLETQSTLPETATTRTIPGFGFHDVVIESPVHSIELSDLDPVCIGDVLISYKKRIQQITQHDPINYIQVFKNHGASAGASMSHSHSQIMALPVVPPTVSSRLDGTKEYFNETGKCCLCEAKSKHFVIDESSHFVSVAPFAATYPFEVWIVPKDHSSHFHHLDDVKAVDLGGLLKLMLQKIAKQLNDPPYNYMIHTSPIKVTESQLPYTHWFLQIVPQLSGVGGFEIGTGCYINPVFPEDVAKVLREVTLT from the exons atgacGTCACCGAGTCACACCCCAAATCGCGGCGGCGAATCGGTCGAGACTCAGTCTCCTGAGCTCAGGAAAGATCCGGTGACTAACCGCTGGGTAATATTCTCTCCCGCCAGAGCCAAGAGACCGACCGATTTCAAATCCAAATCTCCCAACAACCCTAACCCCAAACCTACCTCGTGCCCCTTTTGCATCGGCCGTGAGCAAGAGTGTGCTCCGGAGATATTTCGTGTGCCGGATCATGACCCGAATTGGAAACTCCGGGTCATCGAGAACCTGTACCCGGCTCTAAGCAGGAATCTCGAGACCCAATCGACGCTTCCCGAGACGGCTACGACTCGGACTATACCCGGATTTGGATTCCATGACGTGGTAATCGAATCTCCTGTTCACTCGATCGAGCTCTCCGATTTAGATCCGGTTTGTATCGGCGATGTCTTGATCTCGTATAAGAAGAGGATCCAACAGATCACTCAACATGATCCCATCAATTACATTCAG GTATTCAAGAACCATGGTGCGTCAGCTGGAGCATCAATGAGTCACTCCCACAGTCAGATTATGGCTTTACCAGTTGTTCCTCCAACAGTTTCTTCACGCCTTGATGGTACTAAGGAATATTTCAACGAGACTGGGAAATGTTGTCTCTGTGAAGCTAAATCAAAACACTTTGTGATTGATGAGTCGTCTCATTTTGTTTCCGTTGCTCCTTTTGCTGCTACGTATCCTTTTGAGGTTTGGATTGTTCCCAAGGATCATTCTTCCCACTTCCATCATCTTGATGACGTTAAG GCTGTTGACCTTGGAGGACTTCTGAAACTCATGCTGCAGAAGATAGCTAAGCAACTTAACGATCCGCCGTATAATTATATGATCCACACTTCCCCTATCAAGGTCACAGAATCACAATTACCTTACACGCATTGGTTCTTACAGATTGTACCTCAGCTTTCTGGGGTTGGTGGGTTTGAGATTGGGACAGGGTGTTACATAAACCCAGTTTTCCCGGAGGATGTAGCAAAGGTTTTGCGGGAAGTTACCCTTACTTGA
- the LOC104770151 gene encoding short-chain type dehydrogenase/reductase-like, translating to MAAASSVPSLADRVAIVTGSSRGIGRAVAIHLAELGAKIVINYTTRSTEADQVAAEINSSAGASSEPIAVVFRTDISEPSQVESLFDAAEKAFNSPVQILVNSAGILDPNYPTIANTPVEVFDRIFKVNTRGSFLCCKEAAKRLKRGGGGRIILVTSSLTEALIPGQGAYTASKAAVETMVKILATELKGSGITANCVSPGPVATEMFFDGKSEETVRYIIDNSPFGRLGETKDIASVVGFLASDGGEWINGQVIVANGAFLK from the exons ATGGCTGCAGCTTCGTCAGTTCCCTCTCTCGCCGACCGAGTCGCGATAGTCACCGGTTCATCTCGTGGTATTGGCCGAGCCGTAGCCATACACCTCGCTGAACTCGGCGCCAAGATAGTCATCAACTACACCACCAGATCCACTGAGGCCGATCAGGTCGCCGCCGAAATCAACTCATCCGCCGGCGCCAGTTCGGAACCAATAGCCGTCGTGTTCCGCACCGATATATCAGAGCCGAGCCAGGTCGAGTCTCTCTTCGACGCAGCGGAGAAAGCCTTTAACTCGCCGGTTCAAATCCTAGTTAACTCAGCTGGAATCCTCGATCCAAATTACCCTACCATCGCCAACACTCCAGTTGAAGTTTTCGATCGCATCTTCAA GGTGAACACTAGAGGATCATTCTTGTGCTGTAAAGAAGCTGCAAAAAGGCTAAAACGTGGAGGTGGTGGGAGGATTATACTGGTAACGTCTTCATTAACCGAGGCTCTGATCCCAGGGCAAGGAGCTTACACAGCATCAAAAGCAGCTGTGGAGACAATGGTGAAGATTCTTGCTACGGAACTTAAAGGTTCAGGAATCACTGCAAACTGTGTTTCTCCAGGGCCTGTTGCGACTGAGATGTTCTTTGATGGGAAGAGCGAGGAGACGGTGAGGTACATCATTGATAATAGTCCTTTTGGTAGGCTTGGTGAGACTAAAGACATTGCTTCTGTTGTTGGTTTCTTAGCTAGTGATGGTGGTGAGTGGATCAATGGACAAGTTATTGTTGCTAATGGTGCTTTCCTCAAATGA